In Saccopteryx leptura isolate mSacLep1 chromosome 11, mSacLep1_pri_phased_curated, whole genome shotgun sequence, the following proteins share a genomic window:
- the GPR88 gene encoding G protein-coupled receptor 88, which yields MTNASSASTSSTAEGSLLLLCEEEESWAGRRIPVSLLYSGLAIGGTLANGMVIYLVSSFRKLQTTSNAFIVNGCAADLSVCALWMPQEAVLGLLPAGAAGPPGGWDGAGGSYRLLRGALLGLGLTVSLLSHCLVALNRYLLITRAPATYQALYQRRHTAGMLALSWALALGLVLLLPPWAPRPGPAAPRVHYPALLAAAALLAQTALLLHCYLGIVRRVRVSVKRVSVLNFHLLHQLPGCAAAAAAFPAAPRAPGPGAPGAPALPAPAPPLPPALQPRRAQRRLSGLSVLLLCCVFLLATQPLVWVSMASGFALPVPWGVQAASWLLCCALCALNPLLYTWRNEEFRRSVRSVLPGISDAAAAAAAATAVPAVSQAQLGTRAAGQHW from the coding sequence ATGACCAACGCCTCCTCCGCGTCCACGTCCTCCACCGCCGAGGGGTCGCTGCTGCTGCTCTGCGAGGAAGAGGAGTCGTGGGCGGGCCGGCGCATCCCCGTGTCGCTCCTGTACTCGGGCCTGGCCATCGGGGGCACGCTGGCCAACGGCATGGTCATCTATCTCGTGTCCTCCTTCCGCAAGCTGCAGACCACCAGCAACGCCTTCATCGTCAACGGCTGCGCGGCGGACCTCAGCGTCTGCGCCCTCTGGATGCCGCAGGAGGCGGTGCTCGGGCTGCTGCCGGCCGGCGCCGCGGGCCCCCCCGGGGGCTGGGACGGCGCGGGGGGCAGCTACCGCCTGCTGCGGGGCGCGCTGCTGGGCCTCGGCCTCACCGTGTCCCTGCTGTCCCATTGCCTCGTGGCTCTGAACCGCTACCTGCTCATCACCCGGGCGCCCGCCACCTACCAGGCGCTGTACCAGCGGCGCCACACGGCGGGCATGCTGGCGCTGTCCTGGGCGCTGGCGCTGGggctggtgctgctgctgccgccctgGGCGCCGCGCCCTGGCCCCGCGGCCCCGCGCGTGCACTACCCGGCGCTGCTGGCGGCCGCGGCGCTGCTGGCGCAGACCGCGCTGCTGCTGCACTGCTACCTGGGCATCGTGCGCCGCGTGCGCGTCAGCGTCAAGCGGGTCAGCGTCCTCAACTTCCACTTGCTGCACCAGCTGCCTGgctgcgccgccgccgccgccgccttccCCGCCGCCCCGCGCGCGCCCGGCCCCGGCGCCCCCGGCGCCCCCGCGCTGCCCGCGCCCGCGCCGCCCCTGCCGCCCGCGCTGCAGCCCCGGCGGGCGCAGCGGCGGCTCAGCGGCCTGTCCGTGCTGCTGCTCTGCTGCGTCTTCCTGCTGGCCACGCAGCCGCTCGTGTGGGTCAGCATGGCCAGCGGCTTCGCGCTGCCCGTGCCCTGGGGCGTGCAGGCGGCCAGCTGGCTGCTGTGCTGCGCGCTGTGCGCGCTCAACCCGCTACTCTACACGTGGAGGAACGAGGAGTTCCGCCGCTCCGTGCGCTCCGTCCTGCCCGGCATCAGCGACGCGGCTGCCGCTGCGGCCGCCGCCACCGCCGTGCCCGCCGTGTCCCAGGCGCAGCTGGGCACCCGCGCCGCCGGCCAGCACTGGTGA